CCTGAACCGCCTCCATGTCTGACGGGTTCATGCGCACCACAGCGGGCCGCCCTTCAGACAGCAGCATACCGACCGCCTCCTGAACAACCGGGAGCAAAACCTGCGGATTGCAAGACAACTCCTGGCGCACCACCTCTCGGGCAATATCGCAGGCCAGGGCCAAAACATCCTGGGCCATTTTTTGCTGGATACCCGCCAAAGACGCGTCCAGAGACTGCGACACAGCATGCAGGCTTTGCGCCAGCTCCTGCCCTTGCTGTGCCACATAGTCATCCATGCGGCGCTGCCATTCCAAGGCCGTTTCAGCCTGCGCCTGAGCAAAGCCTTGGGCATAGGCGTCATCACAAGCCTGTTGCACAAGGGCCAACTGCGCCGCTTCATCAATCACCGGGACTTCCGGCAACGCCTCTGGCTCAGGTTCTGGCTCCACCAAATCAGAGCCATCCACCGCGCCAAACTTCCACTGCGTGACGGCACCCACCTCTTCGCTGGGGATGAAGCGGGAGTAGTAACGCTGATTAGACGAAGG
This Acidovorax sp. 106 DNA region includes the following protein-coding sequences:
- a CDS encoding flagellar assembly protein FliH yields the protein MMPSSNQRYYSRFIPSEEVGAVTQWKFGAVDGSDLVEPEPEPEALPEVPVIDEAAQLALVQQACDDAYAQGFAQAQAETALEWQRRMDDYVAQQGQELAQSLHAVSQSLDASLAGIQQKMAQDVLALACDIAREVVRQELSCNPQVLLPVVQEAVGMLLSEGRPAVVRMNPSDMEAVQAPLTSLVGGSGVQWLPDAAIAAGDCQVESGGTVVDATLAKRWDRAVATLGLQSPWQEPSLEGDEHAD